Proteins from a single region of Streptococcus oralis:
- a CDS encoding response regulator transcription factor has protein sequence MKILLVDDHEMVRLGLKSYFDLQDDVEVVGEAANGAQGIDLALELRPDVIVMDIVMPEMNGIDATLAILKEWPEAKILIVTSYLDNEKIMPVLNAGAKGYMLKTSSADELLHAVRKVAAGELAIEQEVSKKVEYHRNHMELHEELTARERDVLQLIAKGYENQRIADELFISLKTVKTHVSNILAKLEVSDRTQAAVYAFQHHLVGQEEF, from the coding sequence ATGAAAATTTTACTGGTAGACGACCATGAAATGGTTCGATTGGGCTTGAAAAGCTATTTTGATCTCCAAGACGATGTGGAAGTTGTGGGCGAGGCTGCCAATGGGGCTCAAGGTATTGACTTGGCCTTGGAACTGCGCCCAGATGTCATTGTCATGGATATTGTCATGCCTGAGATGAATGGGATTGATGCTACCTTGGCCATCCTCAAAGAATGGCCTGAAGCCAAAATCTTGATTGTGACCTCTTACTTGGACAATGAAAAAATCATGCCAGTCTTGAATGCTGGTGCCAAAGGCTATATGCTTAAGACTTCAAGTGCAGATGAATTGCTCCATGCTGTCCGTAAGGTGGCTGCTGGCGAGCTGGCCATTGAACAAGAGGTCAGCAAGAAAGTCGAATACCACCGTAATCATATGGAGCTTCATGAGGAGCTGACTGCGCGTGAACGAGACGTACTTCAACTCATCGCCAAGGGCTACGAAAATCAGCGGATTGCAGATGAACTCTTTATCTCTCTCAAGACGGTCAAGACCCATGTGTCCAACATCCTAGCCAAACTTGAGGTCAGTGATCGGACTCAGGCAGCGGTCTATGCCTTCCAGCACCACTTGGTCGGGCAGGAGGAATTTTAG
- a CDS encoding CvpA family protein — translation MISILLLLVLAWGFYIGYRRGLVLQVYYFLVAVISAFVAGQFYKSLGDHFHLLVPYANPQEGQGTFFFPSDQLFHLDKVFYAGLAYLLVFGICYTIGRFIGLFLHLIPTKKLDVKWLRIGSGVLSLLVTLFVLQMALTILATVPLAVIQNSLEKSIVAKHIIQSVPFTTNLIKQLWVTNLIG, via the coding sequence ATGATTTCAATCCTACTCTTATTGGTTCTGGCTTGGGGCTTTTATATCGGCTACCGTAGAGGTTTGGTCCTGCAAGTTTATTATTTCCTCGTGGCAGTGATTTCAGCCTTTGTTGCGGGACAGTTTTATAAATCACTGGGCGACCACTTCCACTTGCTTGTCCCTTATGCCAATCCTCAGGAAGGACAGGGAACCTTTTTCTTCCCTTCAGACCAGCTGTTTCATCTAGACAAGGTCTTTTATGCGGGTCTAGCCTATCTTCTAGTTTTTGGGATTTGCTACACTATCGGACGTTTTATCGGTTTGTTCCTGCACTTGATTCCAACTAAAAAGCTTGATGTCAAATGGTTGCGTATCGGATCAGGCGTTTTGTCTCTATTGGTAACCTTATTTGTCTTGCAAATGGCTCTGACCATCCTTGCAACAGTACCTCTGGCAGTCATTCAAAATTCACTCGAAAAAAGTATAGTAGCCAAACACATCATCCAAAGTGTCCCTTTTACGACAAACCTTATCAAACAACTTTGGGTGACAAATTTAATCGGATAA
- a CDS encoding ATP-dependent RecD-like DNA helicase: MEVYFSGTIERIIFENPSNFYRILLLDIEDTDAEDFDDFEIIVTGTMADVIEGEDYTFWGQIVQHSKYGEQLQISRYERAKPTSKGLVKYFSSSHFKGIGLKTAQKIVDSYGDNTIDEILEHPEKLEGISGLSAKNREAFVSTLRLNYGTEMVLAKLANYGIPNKLAFQIQDFYKEKTLDIVENYPYQLVEDIKGLGFTIADQLAAELGIESQAPERFRAGLVHSLFQGCMDTGDTYMEARDLLEQTLTLLESSRPVELDPSQVAQELSHLIEEDKVQQIDTKIFDNSLFFAEEGIRSHLVRILEKGKQKSHDLETIQKHIDTVEQELGIQYDSIQKQAICDAIQNKVFILTGGPGTGKTTVINGIIAVYALLEGLDLKKKSNLPILLAAPTGRAARRMNELTGLPSATIHRHLGMTGDDDTSHLEDYLDADFIIVDEFSMVDTWLANQLFSNISSNSKILIVGDSDQLPSVSPGQVLADLLQIPLIPQTRLERIYRQSEESTIVTLASQIRKGILPADFTQKKADRSYFEIASGHIPATIEKILSAALRSGILARDIQVLAPMYRGTAGIDAINQLMQDLLNPQQKGQVSFEATQCHYRTGDKVIHLVNDAEVNVFNGDIGYITDLIPGKYTESKQDEIVIDFDGNEVVYPRNEWYKIRLAYAMSIHKSQGSEFPVVILPITSASKRMLERNLIYTAITRAKSKLILLGELQAFDYAVKHIGTARKTYLIERFSDLIENNIEESKQAFSETATASDSEHSYILTEENWSSIPAMIGITDADLKEIFGK, translated from the coding sequence ATGGAAGTTTATTTTTCAGGCACCATTGAACGGATTATTTTTGAAAATCCCAGTAATTTTTATCGCATTCTCCTCCTAGATATTGAAGATACGGACGCAGAGGACTTTGACGATTTTGAAATCATCGTTACAGGAACCATGGCGGACGTGATTGAAGGGGAAGACTACACTTTTTGGGGGCAAATCGTTCAGCACTCCAAGTATGGGGAACAGCTTCAGATCAGCCGTTATGAACGCGCAAAACCAACTAGCAAGGGCCTCGTCAAGTACTTTTCCAGCAGCCATTTCAAAGGAATTGGTCTCAAAACGGCCCAAAAAATCGTTGATAGCTATGGTGACAATACCATTGATGAAATTCTGGAACATCCTGAAAAGCTAGAAGGCATCTCAGGACTCTCTGCCAAAAACCGTGAGGCTTTTGTTTCCACTCTTCGTCTTAACTACGGAACCGAGATGGTCTTAGCTAAACTAGCTAACTACGGCATTCCCAATAAACTGGCCTTTCAGATTCAAGACTTTTACAAGGAAAAAACGCTGGATATTGTCGAAAACTATCCCTACCAACTGGTTGAAGATATCAAAGGATTGGGTTTTACCATTGCTGACCAATTAGCTGCCGAACTAGGTATCGAAAGCCAAGCTCCTGAACGCTTCCGTGCTGGCCTTGTCCACAGTCTTTTTCAGGGATGTATGGATACGGGCGATACCTATATGGAGGCCCGAGATTTGCTGGAACAAACCCTGACTCTCCTCGAGTCTTCCCGTCCCGTGGAACTCGATCCCAGCCAAGTAGCTCAGGAATTATCTCATTTGATTGAAGAAGACAAGGTTCAGCAGATTGATACCAAAATCTTTGATAATAGCCTCTTTTTCGCTGAAGAAGGCATCCGCAGTCACTTGGTTCGTATCCTTGAAAAAGGAAAACAAAAGAGTCATGATTTGGAAACCATTCAAAAGCATATCGATACTGTCGAGCAAGAACTGGGGATTCAGTACGATAGCATTCAAAAACAGGCTATCTGCGACGCTATCCAGAACAAGGTCTTTATCCTGACAGGTGGACCTGGTACTGGTAAGACGACTGTTATCAATGGGATTATCGCTGTCTATGCCCTGCTTGAAGGACTCGATCTCAAGAAAAAGAGCAACTTACCTATTCTTCTCGCTGCCCCAACTGGTCGAGCAGCTCGGCGCATGAATGAATTGACAGGTTTGCCTAGCGCGACCATACACCGCCATTTGGGAATGACGGGGGACGATGATACCAGCCATCTGGAAGATTATCTAGATGCCGACTTTATCATTGTAGATGAGTTTTCCATGGTGGATACTTGGCTAGCCAACCAACTCTTCTCCAACATCTCTTCTAACAGTAAAATTCTCATCGTGGGTGATAGCGACCAGCTACCTTCTGTCAGTCCTGGACAAGTCCTGGCTGACCTGCTCCAGATACCCCTGATTCCGCAGACTCGCTTGGAACGGATTTACCGTCAGAGCGAAGAATCAACTATCGTTACCTTGGCTAGTCAAATTCGAAAGGGAATCTTGCCAGCTGACTTTACCCAGAAAAAAGCTGACCGTTCCTACTTTGAAATTGCTAGTGGCCATATCCCAGCTACCATTGAGAAAATTCTTAGTGCTGCCCTCAGAAGTGGTATTTTGGCTCGCGATATTCAAGTGCTAGCGCCTATGTATCGAGGAACTGCTGGCATTGACGCCATCAACCAGCTTATGCAAGACCTGCTCAATCCTCAGCAAAAAGGACAAGTTAGCTTTGAAGCAACTCAGTGTCACTATCGAACAGGAGACAAGGTCATTCACCTAGTCAACGATGCCGAAGTCAATGTCTTTAATGGAGACATAGGCTACATCACAGACCTGATTCCTGGAAAATACACTGAGTCCAAACAAGACGAGATTGTCATTGATTTTGATGGCAATGAAGTCGTCTACCCACGTAACGAATGGTACAAGATTCGACTAGCCTACGCCATGAGTATCCATAAGTCTCAGGGAAGTGAGTTTCCCGTTGTCATCCTGCCCATCACCAGTGCTAGCAAGCGCATGCTAGAGCGAAATCTCATCTACACAGCCATTACACGGGCCAAGAGCAAGCTCATCCTTCTTGGCGAGTTACAGGCCTTTGACTATGCAGTCAAGCATATCGGGACTGCTCGCAAGACCTATCTGATTGAACGCTTCAGTGATTTAATTGAAAATAATATTGAAGAAAGTAAACAAGCCTTCTCTGAAACTGCCACAGCAAGTGACTCTGAACACTCCTACATCCTCACCGAGGAAAACTGGTCTAGCATCCCAGCCATGATCGGGATTACAGATGCAGACTTAAAAGAGATTTTTGGAAAATAG
- a CDS encoding endonuclease MutS2 produces MNTKILETLEFNKIKALFEPHLLTEQGLEELKGLAPTAKVDKIKQAFTEMEEMQALFVEQPHFTILATREISAVCKRLEMGADLNIEEFLLLKRVLLASRELQGFYTNLENVRLEQLARWFEKLHDFPHLQGSLQALNDAGFIENFASEELARIRRKIHDSESQVRDVLQDLLKQKAQMLTEGIIASRNGRQVLPVKNTYRNKIAGVVHDISASGNTVYIEPREVVKLSEEIASLRADERYEMIRILQELSERIRPHAAEIANDAWIIGHLDLIRAKVRFIQERQAVVPQLSENQVIQLLHVRHPLVKNAVANDVHFGKELTAIVITGPNTGGKTIMLKTLGLTQLMAQSGLPILADKGSRVGVFEEIFADIGDEQSIEQSLSTFSSHMTNIVDILGKVNQHSLLLLDELGAGTDPQEGAALAMAILEDLRLRQVKTMATTHYPELKAYGIETAFVQNASMEFDTASLRPTYRFMQGVPGRSNAFEIAKRLGLSDVIVGDASQQVNQDNDVNRIIEQLEEQTLESRKRLDNIREVEQENLKMNRALKKLYNELNREKETELNKAREQAAEIVELALSESDQILKNLHSKSQLKPHEIIEAKAELKKLAPEKVDLSKNKVLQKAKKKRAPKVGDDIVVLSYGQRGTLTNRLKDGRWEAQVGLIKMTLEEKEFDLVQAQQEAPVKKKQVNVVKRASGRGPQARLDLRGKRYEEAMNELDAFIDQALLNNMAQVDIIHGIGTGVIREGVTKYLQRNKHVKSFGYAPQNAGGSGATIVTFKG; encoded by the coding sequence ATGAATACAAAAATACTAGAAACCTTAGAATTTAATAAAATCAAAGCCTTGTTTGAACCGCATCTCTTGACAGAACAAGGACTAGAGGAGCTAAAAGGCTTGGCTCCAACTGCCAAGGTGGACAAGATCAAGCAAGCCTTTACAGAGATGGAGGAAATGCAAGCCCTTTTTGTGGAGCAACCCCACTTTACCATCCTAGCGACACGTGAGATTTCAGCTGTCTGTAAGCGTCTGGAGATGGGAGCGGACCTCAATATTGAGGAGTTCCTGCTCCTCAAACGAGTCTTGCTGGCTAGCAGAGAGTTGCAAGGCTTTTATACCAATCTCGAAAACGTACGCTTGGAGCAGTTGGCGAGATGGTTTGAAAAACTACATGATTTCCCACACTTGCAAGGGAGTCTCCAAGCCCTAAATGATGCAGGATTTATCGAAAATTTCGCCAGTGAAGAGCTAGCACGTATCCGTCGGAAAATCCATGATAGCGAGAGTCAAGTTCGAGATGTCTTGCAAGACTTACTCAAGCAAAAAGCGCAGATGTTGACGGAAGGCATAATCGCTAGCCGAAATGGCCGTCAAGTCTTACCAGTCAAGAACACCTATCGCAATAAGATTGCAGGTGTTGTCCATGACATCTCTGCCAGTGGAAACACGGTCTACATCGAGCCACGTGAGGTCGTGAAACTGAGCGAAGAAATCGCTAGTCTGCGAGCTGACGAACGATATGAGATGATTCGTATCCTGCAGGAGCTCTCAGAACGGATCCGCCCTCATGCTGCAGAGATTGCTAATGACGCTTGGATTATCGGCCATTTAGACTTGATTCGTGCCAAGGTGCGTTTCATCCAAGAAAGACAAGCAGTTGTTCCTCAACTTTCAGAGAATCAAGTGATTCAACTCCTTCATGTGCGCCATCCTTTGGTCAAAAATGCTGTTGCAAACGATGTACACTTTGGTAAGGAATTAACGGCCATTGTCATTACAGGTCCCAATACTGGTGGGAAGACCATCATGCTCAAAACCCTGGGCTTGACTCAACTTATGGCCCAATCTGGCTTGCCAATCTTAGCTGATAAGGGGAGCCGTGTCGGTGTTTTCGAGGAAATCTTCGCGGATATTGGGGATGAGCAGTCTATCGAGCAAAGCTTGTCTACCTTCTCCAGTCACATGACCAATATCGTAGATATTCTTGGCAAGGTCAATCAGCACTCGCTCTTATTGCTAGATGAGCTTGGGGCAGGGACCGATCCGCAGGAAGGAGCAGCGCTTGCTATGGCTATTTTGGAGGATCTTCGTCTCCGTCAGGTCAAGACCATGGCGACGACCCACTATCCAGAGCTCAAGGCCTACGGTATCGAAACAGCCTTTGTGCAAAATGCCAGCATGGAGTTTGATACAGCCAGCTTGCGTCCGACCTATCGCTTTATGCAGGGAGTTCCTGGTCGAAGTAATGCCTTTGAAATTGCCAAACGTCTGGGCTTGTCAGATGTCATCGTAGGAGATGCCAGCCAGCAGGTCAATCAAGATAATGATGTCAACCGCATCATTGAACAATTGGAAGAGCAAACGCTTGAAAGCCGTAAACGCTTGGACAATATCCGTGAGGTGGAGCAAGAAAACCTCAAGATGAACCGGGCGCTCAAAAAACTCTACAACGAACTCAATCGTGAAAAGGAAACTGAGCTCAACAAGGCGCGTGAACAAGCTGCCGAGATTGTGGAACTCGCTCTAAGTGAGAGTGACCAGATTCTCAAGAATCTTCACAGCAAGTCTCAACTCAAGCCCCACGAAATCATTGAAGCCAAGGCAGAACTGAAAAAACTAGCTCCTGAAAAAGTCGACTTGTCTAAAAACAAGGTTCTTCAAAAGGCCAAGAAAAAACGAGCTCCAAAGGTGGGAGATGATATCGTGGTCCTCAGTTATGGCCAACGTGGAACTTTGACCAATCGGCTTAAGGACGGCCGCTGGGAAGCCCAAGTTGGCTTGATCAAGATGACCTTGGAAGAGAAAGAATTTGACCTTGTTCAGGCCCAACAAGAAGCTCCAGTCAAGAAAAAACAAGTCAATGTCGTCAAACGTGCTTCTGGTCGTGGTCCGCAAGCCAGACTGGATCTCCGAGGCAAACGGTACGAAGAGGCCATGAATGAGCTGGACGCCTTTATCGACCAAGCCCTGCTTAATAACATGGCGCAGGTAGACATTATCCACGGTATCGGTACGGGAGTCATCCGGGAGGGCGTCACTAAATACCTGCAAAGAAATAAGCATGTCAAGAGTTTCGGCTATGCCCCACAAAATGCTGGAGGCAGTGGCGCCACCATTGTAACCTTTAAAGGATAG
- the zapA gene encoding cell division protein ZapA, which yields MANLNRYKFTFGKKTLTLTTEHDNLFMEEIAKVATEKYQAIKEQMPGADDETIALLLAVNCLSTQLNREIEFDDKEQELLELRHKLIAVKQEQSKIEDSL from the coding sequence ATGGCAAATCTAAATCGATATAAGTTTACATTCGGAAAAAAGACATTAACCTTGACAACCGAGCATGACAACCTCTTTATGGAGGAAATTGCCAAGGTTGCGACTGAAAAATACCAAGCAATTAAAGAACAAATGCCTGGGGCGGATGATGAAACCATTGCGCTTCTTTTGGCGGTTAATTGTCTGTCTACACAACTCAACCGTGAGATTGAATTTGATGACAAGGAGCAAGAGTTGTTAGAACTCCGCCACAAGTTGATTGCTGTCAAACAAGAACAGAGCAAGATTGAGGACTCCCTATGA
- a CDS encoding DNA alkylation repair protein, protein MSLADLLEELEAAKNPKKAGPMEAYMRHQFPFLGIAGPERNALYKKYFPSAKKTRVIDWDFVDICWEKEPREYQYVAANYLKAMQSYLAKDDLPKLEYLVVTKSWWDTVDILDRVVGSLVADHPELEEVLLKWSLSDNIWLRRVAIDHQLLRKEKTNVQLMEKILLNNLDQTEFFINKAIGWTLRDYSKTNPEWVARFIEKNKKRMAELSIKEASKYL, encoded by the coding sequence ATGAGTCTTGCAGATTTACTTGAGGAGCTAGAAGCAGCAAAAAATCCGAAAAAAGCAGGCCCCATGGAAGCCTATATGCGCCATCAATTTCCCTTTCTAGGCATTGCAGGTCCTGAAAGAAATGCTCTCTATAAAAAGTACTTTCCAAGCGCGAAAAAAACAAGAGTTATTGACTGGGATTTTGTAGATATCTGCTGGGAAAAGGAGCCTAGAGAATACCAATATGTAGCTGCCAACTATTTGAAAGCTATGCAATCTTATCTAGCGAAGGATGATTTGCCTAAGCTTGAGTACCTGGTCGTGACCAAGTCTTGGTGGGACACGGTAGATATCCTAGACCGAGTAGTAGGAAGTTTGGTAGCCGACCATCCGGAACTTGAAGAAGTGCTTTTAAAATGGAGCCTCTCAGACAATATCTGGCTGAGACGAGTCGCTATTGACCACCAGTTGTTAAGAAAAGAGAAAACGAATGTCCAACTGATGGAAAAGATCCTGCTCAACAATCTGGACCAGACAGAATTTTTCATCAACAAAGCCATCGGCTGGACTCTAAGAGACTACTCTAAAACCAATCCCGAATGGGTAGCACGTTTTATTGAAAAAAATAAGAAAAGAATGGCTGAACTTAGTATCAAGGAAGCGAGCAAGTACCTCTAG
- a CDS encoding sensor histidine kinase, with translation MKKQSYLIIGLTSLLFILFLTNSLLDILNLDWSYLLQDIEKTEKLIFLILVFSLSMTFFFVLFWRVIEEVSRRKMQVNLKRLLAGKEVVSFADPDLDASFKSLSGKLNLLTEAVQKVENQGLVKEEEIIEKERKRIARDLHDTVSQELFAAHMILSGVSQQALKLDREKMQTQLQSVAAILETAQKDLRVLLLHLRPVELEEKSLVEGIQILLKELEDKSDLKVSLKQNVSKLPKKIEEHIFRILQELISNTLRHAQASCLDVYLYQTDVELQLKVVDNGIGFQLGSLDDLSYGLRNIKERVEDMAGTVQLLTAPKQGLAVDIRIPLLDKES, from the coding sequence ATGAAAAAGCAATCCTATCTGATAATCGGCCTGACTTCTCTCCTTTTTATCCTCTTTTTAACCAATAGTCTGCTTGATATTTTAAATCTTGATTGGTCCTATTTGCTACAGGATATCGAGAAAACAGAGAAACTCATCTTCTTGATCTTGGTCTTTAGCCTTTCCATGACCTTCTTTTTTGTCCTCTTTTGGCGTGTGATAGAAGAAGTCTCTCGCAGAAAAATGCAGGTTAATCTCAAGCGACTACTAGCAGGAAAAGAGGTAGTTTCCTTTGCAGATCCAGACTTGGATGCCAGCTTCAAGTCCTTGTCTGGCAAGCTCAATCTCTTGACTGAGGCTGTTCAAAAGGTTGAAAATCAAGGCCTCGTCAAGGAAGAAGAAATCATAGAGAAAGAAAGAAAGCGGATTGCACGTGACTTGCACGATACGGTTAGTCAGGAGTTATTTGCGGCTCACATGATTTTATCAGGTGTCAGTCAGCAGGCTTTGAAGCTGGATAGAGAAAAGATGCAGACCCAGTTGCAAAGTGTCGCGGCCATCCTAGAGACAGCCCAGAAAGATCTGCGGGTCTTGCTACTACATTTGCGACCTGTAGAGTTGGAAGAAAAGAGTTTGGTTGAGGGGATTCAAATCCTCTTAAAAGAGCTTGAGGACAAGAGCGATCTCAAGGTCAGTCTCAAGCAAAATGTGTCTAAATTGCCCAAGAAGATTGAAGAACATATCTTCCGCATTTTGCAGGAGTTGATCAGCAATACCCTTCGCCATGCTCAGGCCTCTTGTCTAGATGTCTACCTCTATCAGACGGATGTTGAATTGCAGCTGAAGGTGGTGGACAATGGGATTGGTTTCCAGTTAGGGAGTTTAGATGACTTGAGTTATGGGCTGCGAAATATTAAGGAGCGGGTCGAGGATATGGCAGGGACTGTTCAACTCTTGACAGCACCTAAGCAAGGACTGGCAGTTGATATCCGTATTCCCCTGCTAGACAAGGAATCATAA
- the rnhC gene encoding ribonuclease HIII produces MASITLTPSEQEIQSFLSQYQKALSPSKNPYIRYFLRLPQATVSIYTSGKVLLQGEAAEHYANFFGYQVRQENSGQDFPIIGTDEVGNGSYFGGLAVVASFVTPDQHDFLRKFGVGDSKTLTDQKIRQIAPILKEKIQHQALLLSPSKYNEVIGERYNAVSVKVALHNQAIFLLLQKGIQPEKIVIDAFTSPKNYNKYLAQEANRFPNKISLEEKAEGKYLAVAVSSIIARDLFLENLENLGRELGYQLPSGAGTASDKVASKILQAYGMKGLHFCAKLHFKNTEKAKTLLER; encoded by the coding sequence ATGGCAAGTATCACACTCACACCAAGTGAACAGGAAATTCAGAGCTTTTTAAGTCAGTATCAGAAGGCTCTCAGTCCTAGTAAAAATCCTTATATTCGCTATTTTTTGCGACTGCCTCAGGCAACGGTTTCCATCTATACTTCTGGAAAAGTCCTCCTGCAAGGCGAAGCTGCTGAGCACTACGCCAATTTCTTTGGCTATCAGGTTCGACAAGAAAACAGTGGACAAGATTTTCCTATAATCGGTACCGATGAGGTGGGAAATGGTTCCTACTTTGGGGGGCTAGCTGTTGTGGCTTCCTTTGTGACACCTGATCAGCACGACTTCTTGCGAAAATTCGGCGTAGGGGATTCAAAAACCTTGACTGACCAAAAGATTCGTCAGATTGCCCCTATCCTCAAGGAAAAAATCCAGCACCAAGCGCTCCTCCTTTCACCGAGCAAGTACAACGAAGTTATCGGAGAGCGTTACAATGCTGTTTCTGTAAAGGTTGCCCTTCACAATCAGGCTATCTTTCTCCTGCTTCAAAAAGGAATCCAGCCAGAAAAAATCGTGATTGACGCTTTTACAAGTCCTAAAAACTATAACAAGTACTTGGCACAAGAAGCCAACCGTTTTCCAAACAAAATTAGCTTAGAAGAAAAAGCCGAGGGCAAATACCTGGCTGTTGCAGTTAGCTCCATCATCGCGCGTGATCTCTTCCTCGAAAACTTGGAAAATCTCGGACGAGAACTAGGCTATCAACTGCCAAGTGGCGCTGGAACTGCATCTGATAAGGTTGCTAGCAAAATCCTTCAAGCCTATGGTATGAAGGGACTTCATTTCTGTGCCAAACTGCATTTTAAAAACACTGAAAAAGCCAAAACACTTCTAGAAAGGTGA
- the lepB gene encoding signal peptidase I: MNSFKTFLKEWGVFFLIIALVGLSRIFLWSNVRVEGHSMDPTLADGEVLFVVKHLPIDRFDIVVAHEEDGNKDIVKRVIGMPGDTIRYENDKLFINGEETNEPYLAEYLNLFKTEKLQNTYTGKGFEGNKGVYFRELAQKAQAFTVDVNSNTSFSFTVPQGEYLLLGDDRLVSSDSRHVGTFKASDIKGEAKFRFWPLNRIGTF, encoded by the coding sequence ATGAATTCGTTTAAAACATTTCTAAAAGAATGGGGAGTTTTCTTCCTGATTATCGCACTGGTCGGTCTTAGCCGTATCTTTCTTTGGAGCAATGTTCGTGTGGAAGGACACTCTATGGACCCTACCCTAGCCGACGGAGAAGTTCTCTTCGTTGTCAAACACCTCCCAATTGACCGCTTCGACATCGTGGTTGCGCACGAGGAAGACGGAAATAAAGACATTGTCAAAAGGGTTATCGGCATGCCTGGTGATACCATCCGCTACGAAAATGACAAACTCTTTATCAACGGTGAAGAAACGAATGAACCTTACCTAGCTGAATATCTCAACTTGTTCAAAACAGAAAAGTTACAAAACACCTATACTGGCAAAGGATTTGAAGGCAATAAGGGAGTTTACTTTAGAGAACTTGCTCAAAAGGCACAGGCTTTTACAGTTGATGTCAATTCCAATACCAGCTTCAGCTTTACTGTCCCTCAAGGCGAATACCTTCTCCTTGGTGACGATCGTCTAGTCTCTAGCGACAGCCGCCATGTCGGTACCTTCAAGGCAAGCGATATAAAAGGTGAAGCAAAATTCCGTTTCTGGCCACTTAACCGTATCGGAACTTTTTAA
- the tig gene encoding trigger factor, with protein sequence MSVSFENKETNRGVLTFTISQDQIKPELDRVFNSVKKTLNVPGFRKGHLPRPIFDQKFGEEALYQDAMNALLPNAYEAAVKEAGLEVVAQPKIDVTSMEKGQDWVITAEVVTKPEVKLGDYKNLEVSVDVEKEVTDADVEERIERERNNLAELVIKEGAAENGDTVVIDFVGSIDGVEFDGGKGENFSLGLGSGQFIPGFEDQLVGHSAGETVDVIVTFPEDYQAEDLAGKEAKFVTTIHEVKAKEVPALDDELAKDIDEEVETLDELKEKYRKELTAAKEEAYKDAVEGAAIDKAVENAEIVELPEEMIHEEVHRSVNEFLGNLQRQGINPDMYFQITGTTQEDLHKQYEAEAESRTKTNLVIEAVAKAEGFDASEEEIQKEIEQLAADYNMEVAQVQNLLSADMLKHDITIKKAVELITSTATVK encoded by the coding sequence ATGTCTGTATCATTTGAAAACAAAGAAACAAACCGTGGTGTTTTGACTTTCACTATCTCTCAAGACCAAATCAAACCAGAATTGGACCGTGTATTTAACTCAGTAAAGAAAACTCTTAACGTTCCTGGTTTCCGTAAAGGTCACCTTCCACGCCCTATCTTCGACCAAAAATTTGGTGAAGAAGCTCTTTATCAAGATGCAATGAACGCACTTTTGCCAAACGCTTATGAAGCAGCTGTAAAAGAAGCTGGTCTTGAAGTAGTTGCACAACCAAAAATTGACGTGACTTCAATGGAAAAAGGTCAAGACTGGGTTATCACTGCTGAAGTCGTGACAAAACCTGAAGTTAAATTGGGTGACTACAAAAACCTTGAAGTATCAGTAGATGTAGAAAAAGAAGTAACAGACGCTGACGTTGAAGAGCGTATCGAACGCGAACGCAACAACTTGGCTGAATTGGTTATCAAAGAAGGTGCTGCTGAAAATGGCGACACTGTTGTCATCGACTTCGTTGGTTCTATCGACGGTGTTGAATTTGACGGTGGAAAAGGTGAAAACTTCTCACTTGGACTTGGATCAGGTCAATTCATCCCTGGTTTTGAAGACCAATTGGTTGGACACTCAGCTGGCGAAACTGTTGATGTTATCGTAACATTCCCAGAAGACTACCAAGCAGAAGATCTTGCAGGTAAAGAAGCTAAATTCGTGACAACTATTCACGAAGTAAAAGCTAAAGAAGTTCCAGCTCTTGACGATGAACTTGCAAAAGATATCGACGAAGAAGTGGAAACTCTTGACGAATTGAAAGAAAAATACCGCAAAGAATTGACTGCTGCGAAAGAAGAAGCTTACAAAGATGCCGTTGAAGGTGCAGCAATCGATAAAGCTGTAGAAAACGCTGAAATCGTAGAACTTCCAGAAGAAATGATCCACGAAGAAGTTCACCGCTCAGTAAATGAGTTCCTTGGAAACTTGCAACGTCAAGGTATCAACCCTGACATGTACTTCCAAATCACTGGAACTACTCAAGAAGACCTTCACAAACAATATGAAGCAGAAGCTGAGTCACGCACTAAGACTAACCTTGTTATCGAAGCAGTTGCGAAAGCTGAAGGATTTGACGCTTCAGAAGAAGAAATCCAAAAAGAAATCGAGCAATTGGCAGCAGACTACAACATGGAAGTTGCACAAGTACAAAACTTGCTTTCAGCTGACATGTTGAAACACGATATCACTATTAAAAAAGCTGTTGAATTGATCACAAGCACAGCAACAGTAAAATAA